TCATGAAGATCCTCCTCGCGGAAGACGACAACGACATGCGTCGCTTCCTCGCCAAGGCGCTCCAGAACGCGGGCTACGACGTGGCCTCGTTCGACAACGGGCTCTCGGCCTACAACCGCCTGCGCGAGGAGCCGTTCGAGCTCCTGCTCACCGACATCGTGATGCCCGAGATGGACGGCATCGAGCTGGCGCGCCGCGCCACCGAGCTCGACCCCGACATCAAGGTGATGTTCATCACCGGCTTCGCCGCGGTGGCGCTCAACCCGGATTCGAAAGCTCCGAAGGACGCCAAGGTCCTGTCGAAGCCGTTCCACCTGCGCGAGCTGGTGACGGAAGTCGAGAAGCTGATGGCGGCCTGAGGCCGCGGCTGGCGCAGCTGTCCGCGGGCCCCTATATCGGGGTCCTCCCCAGCAGCGCGCGAGCGGACGGATGCAGCCGGTCACGATCTACACCACCAGCTGGTGCCCCTATTGCGCGGCGGCGAAGTCGCTGCTGCAGGAGAAGGGCGCCGCCTTCACCGAGATCGACGTCGAGGCCAAGGCTGGCGCCCGGCGCGAGATGATCGACAAGGCCGGCGGCCGCACCAGCGTGCCGCAGATCTTCGTCGGCACGACCCATA
This is a stretch of genomic DNA from Methylobacterium sp. 17Sr1-1. It encodes these proteins:
- a CDS encoding response regulator, with protein sequence MKILLAEDDNDMRRFLAKALQNAGYDVASFDNGLSAYNRLREEPFELLLTDIVMPEMDGIELARRATELDPDIKVMFITGFAAVALNPDSKAPKDAKVLSKPFHLRELVTEVEKLMAA
- the grxC gene encoding glutaredoxin 3 produces the protein MQPVTIYTTSWCPYCAAAKSLLQEKGAAFTEIDVEAKAGARREMIDKAGGRTSVPQIFVGTTHIGGCDDLYALDRSGKLDPLLAG